In Herbinix luporum, a single window of DNA contains:
- a CDS encoding sensor histidine kinase, giving the protein MKKTLWLRLILCYLISVVMVFILVNTYGMTLLKNKLKKDQINLLYKEASLIANAYRGNIFVENNLDDDLASQFKSIDTYLNIRVWIVNREGRIIADSSNVNNPLDINLNDLDPQFLNKTLSENTMFKNIFREPMLSVIYRVDYNFRLRGYIVLHSPMSEIQDRANMYLDVINICFLIFFPLLFLIFIYIYYITARPLKKLMKAAMEYSSGNYTYKLNIKGPNEYRDLGAAISYMAEEISMLDDYQKKFVANISHDFRSPLTSIKGYAEAILDGTIPTDMQDRYLNIILFETERLNKLTSSLLELNRFESRSALLDIVSFDINLVIKKTAESFEGACRSKKITLNLVFSSTETYVDADMSKIQQVLYNLIDNAIKFSHNNSKIKVSTEEKGEKVFVSVKDYGIGIPKDSIKKIWDRFYKTDASRGKDKKGTGLGLSITKEIIQAHNENINVVSTEGVGTEFIFSLPKTAGY; this is encoded by the coding sequence ATGAAAAAGACTCTATGGTTAAGATTGATTCTATGCTATCTAATTTCAGTTGTTATGGTCTTCATACTTGTAAATACATATGGTATGACCTTGTTGAAAAATAAGCTTAAAAAAGATCAAATCAATCTCCTTTATAAAGAAGCTTCCTTAATCGCTAATGCATATCGAGGTAATATTTTTGTGGAAAATAATTTAGATGACGACCTTGCTTCCCAATTCAAATCAATAGACACCTACTTAAATATCCGTGTCTGGATTGTGAATCGGGAAGGAAGGATTATTGCTGATTCTTCTAATGTTAATAACCCCTTAGATATAAATCTTAACGATTTAGACCCACAGTTTTTAAACAAAACTCTTTCGGAAAATACTATGTTTAAAAACATCTTCCGTGAGCCTATGTTAAGTGTAATTTATAGAGTGGATTATAATTTTAGACTACGGGGCTATATTGTACTTCATTCCCCTATGAGCGAGATACAAGATAGGGCTAATATGTATCTTGATGTTATTAATATATGTTTCCTTATTTTTTTCCCATTACTGTTTTTAATTTTTATTTATATTTATTATATAACTGCAAGGCCCCTAAAAAAATTGATGAAAGCAGCTATGGAATATAGCTCAGGAAATTATACTTACAAACTTAATATTAAAGGACCTAATGAGTATAGGGATTTAGGGGCTGCCATATCATATATGGCAGAGGAAATTAGTATGCTAGATGATTACCAGAAAAAGTTCGTAGCAAACATCTCCCATGATTTTAGATCTCCCCTAACTTCTATAAAGGGCTATGCAGAAGCTATATTAGACGGTACTATTCCTACAGATATGCAAGATAGGTACTTAAATATAATTTTATTTGAGACAGAGAGGCTAAATAAGCTGACATCCAGTTTATTAGAATTAAATAGATTTGAAAGTCGCAGTGCTCTTCTTGATATTGTATCATTTGATATTAACCTGGTAATAAAGAAAACAGCAGAAAGCTTTGAAGGAGCTTGTAGGAGTAAAAAAATCACTTTAAACCTTGTATTCTCCTCAACCGAAACTTATGTGGATGCCGATATGAGCAAGATACAACAGGTCTTATATAACCTTATAGACAATGCCATAAAATTCAGCCACAATAATTCAAAAATTAAAGTTTCCACTGAAGAAAAGGGGGAAAAGGTATTTGTATCGGTTAAGGACTACGGTATCGGCATACCTAAAGATTCAATAAAAAAGATATGGGATCGTTTCTACAAAACCGATGCCTCCAGAGGTAAGGATAAAAAAGGCACCGGTCTAGGTCTTTCTATTACAAAAGAAATAATACAAGCTCACAATGAGAATATTAATGTAGTCAGCACTGAGGGGGTAGGAACAGAATTTATCTTCTCCCTGCCAAAAACAGCAGGATATTAA